In Paenibacillus segetis, the genomic window CCACAGGCTATATAGTGAAGCAAACTTGTCACGTTTGCACCAGATTTTATCGCTTAAGGAATTGGGCTTATCTCTCGAAGAGGTTAAGTCGGCTTTAAGTGGCGGGCAGATCAGCCCGCTTGAAATTGTAAACCTACAAATAGACCAGATCAAAGAACAGATGAAATTGCAGCAGAAACTACTAGAGCAACTCAGGCACGTATCCAAGCATATGCAGGGCAAGGCGGAATTAACGGTTGAAGATTTAACGAGCCTTCTGCAAGCGATGAAGGTGGGGTTTGAGAAACCAGTCATTGATCGACAAACGGGCTGGGAGCGACATTTGGATCTATTGGGAGCTTTTCTTGCCGAGGAAAGCGGAATTCCGGAAAATAAGGAGGAAAATCAATGAACGAACGATTTGTTAAACATGGAACCTTCGTCGTCGAGCGAACTTATGCCGCTTCGCCAGAGCGGGTTTATCACGCATGGGCCGACCCGATTGCCAAAGCCAAGTGGTTTTCGAAGCCAGATATCTTCGATTTCAAGGTTGGTGGGCGCGAGTATAGCAGAGGTGGGCCACCGGGTGGACCGATCTTTACCTTCGACGCCAATTATCAGGAGCTTGTTCCGGAGCAGCGTATTGTCTACACTTACACCCTGGACTCGGGCGACACACGCATCTCCGTCTCCATTACAACAATCGAGCTTATCAAGGTTGAAGGCGGTACGAAACTGATTTTCACGGAGCAAGGTGCGTTCTTTGACGGGCACGATACACTGGAAGAACGGGAACACGGTACAAACGCCATGTTGGACACACTGGGCAAGGTAGTAGTAGGGGAGGTATGAATATGACAATAGGTGAAAATGAACTTATTGCTACGCGCGAGTACGATGTGCCGCGGGAGCTTGTGTTTCGAGCGTGGACAACCCCCGATTTGCTAGCAAAGTGGTGGGGACCTCGAGGATTCACATGTACGTTTCATGAGTGCGATATGAGACCGGGCGGCACGTGGAAGTTCACCATGCATGGACCGGATGGCGTGGATTATCCTAACCATTGCGCCTTTGTTGAGTTCGTACCGCTGGAGCGGGTTGTAATTGATCATTTGAACATTCATGAATTTCGGGTAACGGGTATCTTCGAGGACATAGAAGGGGGGACCAGAGTTACCTTCCGTCAACAATTCAAGTTAAAAGAGGACTTTGAACATGCTAGGCCGATCTGCATAGAAGCTAATGAACAGCTGCTTGACCGGCTAGGCCAGGTGCTAGCGGAATTGACCTAATCGCTTTGCGTAATGCTACTAGATTAACCCCCTGACCACAAACGGTGAGGGGGCTGATTTCTGCTTAATATAAATGCAACGGCTAGAACAATCCGGGCTGACCATGCACCTTAGCTAGTGCCTCTATGAAATAATAATCCCCGTAGATAATCGGCACATTCACATGCTTGTTCACGGGATAGGATACAGTTCCTTTGGTAAGAATAGCGTCCTGCTGATCGCTGAAATCGGCATAGTTCTCATACAGACCTTGGAGTATGCCGAGAGCACTATCGTAGTAGAAGGATTTCTCCGTTGGATCCTCAAGCAACATACTTAACTCCAGCAGACCGCTTGCCGTACAAGCGGCGGCTGAGGAGTCGCGAACATGCTTATCCTTATCGGCTGTTCTGAAGTCCCAATAAGGAACTTGATCTTCAGGAAGATGAGATAAGAAGTAATTCGCGATATTTTTAGAAGCTGTCAGGTATTCGGCTTTTCCTGTCTCACGTGCTGCAATCGCAAAGCCATAAATAGCCCAAGCCTGTCCTCTTGACCATACTGAATCCGGTCCA contains:
- a CDS encoding MerR family transcriptional regulator yields the protein MKSHWKVGDLAKLTGLTVRTLRFYDQIGLLSPSGQTESGHRLYSEANLSRLHQILSLKELGLSLEEVKSALSGGQISPLEIVNLQIDQIKEQMKLQQKLLEQLRHVSKHMQGKAELTVEDLTSLLQAMKVGFEKPVIDRQTGWERHLDLLGAFLAEESGIPENKEENQ
- a CDS encoding SRPBCC family protein — translated: MNERFVKHGTFVVERTYAASPERVYHAWADPIAKAKWFSKPDIFDFKVGGREYSRGGPPGGPIFTFDANYQELVPEQRIVYTYTLDSGDTRISVSITTIELIKVEGGTKLIFTEQGAFFDGHDTLEEREHGTNAMLDTLGKVVVGEV
- a CDS encoding SRPBCC family protein gives rise to the protein MTIGENELIATREYDVPRELVFRAWTTPDLLAKWWGPRGFTCTFHECDMRPGGTWKFTMHGPDGVDYPNHCAFVEFVPLERVVIDHLNIHEFRVTGIFEDIEGGTRVTFRQQFKLKEDFEHARPICIEANEQLLDRLGQVLAELT